The following are encoded together in the Patagioenas fasciata isolate bPatFas1 chromosome 7, bPatFas1.hap1, whole genome shotgun sequence genome:
- the LOC136103244 gene encoding ubiquitin carboxyl-terminal hydrolase 36-like, with protein MAGTAKPRELLNARRDAGEAGALGRLLSASAKKVLKRKIEFQPASHGFSGQPELLRAKYLLLNPRTEPAEHPRGAEEGQPGKQGGVRTPGRHGDGVPAPQKGLFPAERLAMKWQRVQRIGAGLLNLGNTCFLNATLQCLTYTPPLANYLLSKEHSRTCHQSGFCMTCVMQNHVTQALANSGSVIKPASFVRDLKKIAPHIRLGRQEDAHEFLRFTIDAMQKACLPDCTELDRQTQATTLIHQIFGGYLRSRVKCSMCKGVSDTFDPCLDLPVEITQAANVEQALELFVKPDLLGGENAYLCDKCKKKVSATKRFTIHRAPKVLTLALKRFADFTGGKITKDVGYPELLNVRPYMSQTSGDPVMYGLYAVLVHSGYSSHSGHYYCYVKASDGQWYQMNDNVVRPSNIKVVLNQQAYVLFYLRIPSPGKSSEGPVSKAASSLPGRVKLTSGSPSPKLARKATHAAAAFPGDTAQRPKKPLSSQLPPAPRAAPGFCSPSNTSGAKVQVPRKRCWEPEPLPTSPRLPEPIPGQEPWGSAENTGTPGRDPRSRAPASLVLAKLRAFLSGRAAPRPSSTMSPPPAKKLAKISNKIS; from the exons ATGGCGGGCACGGCGAAGCCGAGGGAGCTGCTGAACGCGCGGCGGGACGCAGGCGAGGCCGGGGCGCTGGGCCGGCTGCTGAGCGCCTCGGCCAAGAAGGTGCTGAAGCGCAAGATCGAGTTCCAGCCCGCCAGCCACGGCTTCTCCGGCCAGCCGGAGCTGCTGCGGGCCAAGTACCTGCTGCTCAACCCCCGCACCGAGCCCGCCGAGCACCCCCGCGGCGCTGAGGAGGGACAGCCGGGCAAGCAGG GTGGCGTCCGGACCCCGGGGCGCCACGGGGATGGCGTCCCTGCGCCCCAGAAGGGGCTGTTCCCCGCAGAGCGCCTCGCCATGAAGTGGCAGCGTGTCCAGCGCATCGGCGCCGGGCTGCTCAACCTGGGAAACACCTGTTTCCTCAACGCCACCCTGCAGTGCCTCACGTACACGCCACCGCTCGCCAACTACCTGCTGTCCAAGGAGCACAGCCGCACCT GTCACCAAAGCGGCTTCTGCATGACGTGTGTCATGCAGAACCACGTCACGCAGGCATTGGCGAACAGCGGCAGCGTGATAAAGCCAGCGTCCTTTGTCCGAGACCTCAAGA AGATCGCCCCGCACATCCGCTTGGGCAGGCAAGAGGACGCGCACGAGTTCCTCCGTTTCACCATCGACGCCATGCAGAAGGCCTGCCTGCCCGACTGCACCGA GTTGGATCGCCAGACCCAGGCCACTACCCTGATCCACCAGATCTTTGGCGGTTACCTGCGGTCCCGTG TGAAGTGCTCGATGTGCAAAGGAGTCTCGGACACATTTGACCCCTGTCTGGACCTGCCGGTGGAGATCACG CAAGCCGCAAACGTAGAGCAGGCACTGGAGCTGTTTGTGAAGCCAGACCTGCTGGGCGGAGAGAACGCCTACCTGTGTGACAA ATGCAAGAAGAAAGTGTCGGCAACCAAACGCTTCACCATCCACCGAGCGCCCAAGGTTCTCACGCTTGCTCTGAAGCGTTTTGCCGACTTCACTGGAGGCAAGATCACAAAG GACGTGGGCTACCCTGAGCTCCTGAACGTCCGCCCGTACATGTCCCAGACCAGCGGGGATCCGGTCATGTACGGGCTCTACGCGGTGCTGGTGCACTCGGGGTACAGCAGCCACTCAGGACACTACTACTGCTACGTGAAG GCCAGCGACGGGCAGTGGTACCAAATGAATGACAACGTGGTCCGCCCCAGTAACATCAAGGTGGTCCTTAACCAGCAGGCGTATGTGCTGTTCTACCTCAG GATCCCCAGCCCCGGGAAGAGCTCAGAGGGTCCCGTTTCCAAAGCTGCCTCCAGCCTGCCTGGCCGCGTCAAGCTGACTTCTGGGTCACCGTCACCCAAGCTGGCCCGGAAAGCCACACATGCGGCTGCAGCGTTTCCCGGTGACACAGCCCAGAGGCCCAAGAAGCCGCTCTCCTCGCAGCTGCCACCCGCGCCCAGAGCGGCTCCAGGATTTTGCAGCCCCAGTAACACCAGTGGGGCCAAAGTGCAGGTTCCCCGGAAGCGCTGCTGGGAGCCTGAGCCCCTGCCCACCTCCCCCAGGCTGCCGGAGCCCATCCCCGGCCAGGAGCCCTGGGGCAGCGCGGAGAACACTGGGACACCGGGAAGGGACCCTCGCAGCAGGGCTCCTGCCAGCCTGGTGCTGGCCAAGCTGAGAGCCTTCTTGTCGGGCAGGGCTGCTCCGCGGCCCAGCAG